In Chromobacterium rhizoryzae, one genomic interval encodes:
- a CDS encoding DsbA family protein: protein MVSASTIRLHYFYDPLCGWCYGASPLLLAAAARPEVELALHGGGMLSAPHNRRVNLEWRGYVMPHDHRIAALSGQPFGDAYFDGLLRSEARLDSTPPIAAVLAAPELGIAPQTMLARVQAAHYLHGLEIADVAVLARLAAELGVSADRFADAYAGGLARSVEHIDHSRRLMTRLGLRGFPSAALEVDGRFQALDLGSYLGKPDMFSQHLAQLGAATLSGSAELPPMCGLDGC, encoded by the coding sequence ATGGTAAGCGCCTCCACGATCCGGCTGCACTACTTTTACGATCCGCTGTGCGGCTGGTGCTACGGCGCTTCGCCGCTGCTGCTGGCGGCCGCGGCGCGGCCGGAAGTCGAACTGGCGCTGCACGGCGGCGGCATGCTCAGCGCGCCGCACAACCGCCGCGTGAACCTGGAGTGGCGCGGCTACGTGATGCCGCACGATCACCGAATCGCCGCCCTCAGCGGCCAGCCCTTCGGCGACGCCTACTTCGACGGCTTGCTGCGCAGCGAGGCGCGTTTGGACTCGACGCCGCCCATCGCCGCCGTCCTGGCCGCGCCGGAACTGGGCATTGCGCCGCAGACCATGCTGGCCCGCGTGCAAGCCGCTCATTACCTGCACGGGCTTGAGATCGCCGACGTCGCGGTGCTCGCCCGGCTAGCGGCCGAATTGGGCGTGTCCGCCGACCGCTTCGCCGACGCCTACGCCGGCGGTCTGGCGCGCAGCGTCGAGCATATAGACCACAGCCGCCGGCTGATGACCCGCCTGGGCTTGCGCGGCTTCCCGTCCGCGGCGCTGGAAGTGGACGGCCGCTTCCAAGCCCTGGATCTGGGCTCCTATCTGGGCAAGCCGGACATGTTCAGCCAGCACCTGGCGCAACTCGGTGCCGCCACCCTCTCAGGCTCGGCCGAGCTGCCGCCGATGTGCGGGCTGGACGGCTGCTAA
- a CDS encoding MBL fold metallo-hydrolase, whose product MFRQTLIAGALTLAATAAVAAPLKLSIYNADGNSFNVSSVLVSGEKDAILIDTGFTRADAHRIAAKVLDSGKQLKTIYISQADPDYYFGAAELKKIFPQAQVLSNGPTLAKIKANIQGKLAYWGPQMGVNAPSAPLLPEALKGERLELEGKALEIKSARGVLAHRGYVWIPSLRAIVGNVGVTAPSMHVWTADTQSPAERQAWIKQLDEMEALQPEIVVPGHMQAGDKTDLSAVRFTRRYLQQFELNLAKSANSAQLIQAMKQAFPQAGEDMSLEIGAKVNKGEMKW is encoded by the coding sequence ATGTTCCGCCAAACCCTGATCGCTGGCGCCCTGACCCTGGCGGCAACGGCCGCCGTCGCCGCGCCGCTGAAACTGTCCATCTACAACGCCGACGGCAATAGCTTCAATGTCAGCTCGGTCCTGGTCAGCGGCGAGAAAGACGCCATCCTGATCGACACCGGCTTCACCCGCGCCGACGCCCACCGCATCGCCGCCAAGGTGCTGGACAGCGGCAAGCAACTGAAAACCATCTATATCAGCCAGGCCGATCCCGACTACTACTTCGGCGCCGCCGAACTGAAGAAGATCTTCCCTCAGGCCCAAGTGCTCAGCAACGGCCCGACCCTGGCCAAGATCAAGGCCAATATCCAGGGCAAGCTCGCTTACTGGGGCCCGCAAATGGGCGTCAACGCGCCCAGCGCGCCGCTGCTGCCCGAAGCGCTGAAAGGCGAACGTCTGGAACTGGAAGGCAAGGCGCTGGAAATCAAGAGCGCGCGCGGCGTGCTGGCGCACCGCGGCTATGTGTGGATTCCGTCCCTGCGCGCGATTGTCGGCAATGTCGGCGTCACCGCGCCCAGCATGCACGTCTGGACCGCGGACACCCAGAGCCCGGCCGAACGCCAGGCCTGGATCAAGCAGCTGGACGAAATGGAAGCGCTGCAACCGGAAATCGTAGTCCCCGGCCACATGCAGGCGGGCGACAAAACCGATCTGAGCGCCGTGCGCTTCACCCGCCGGTACTTGCAGCAGTTCGAACTGAATCTGGCCAAATCGGCCAATAGCGCCCAGTTGATCCAGGCGATGAAGCAAGCCTTCCCGCAAGCGGGCGAAGACATGTCGCTGGAGATCGGCGCCAAGGTCAATAAGGGCGAGATGAAATGGTAA